A stretch of the Dyella telluris genome encodes the following:
- a CDS encoding DUF1820 family protein has protein sequence MRTKKLYKVTFLHLGKCYELYARHVASSSLWGFTEVGELVFEPVGEGLLVDPTEEKLRDEFKDTRVLHLPMQSVVRIEEVENKGALVIRDASDGQKITPFPMPPRGR, from the coding sequence ATGCGCACCAAGAAACTCTACAAAGTGACCTTTCTGCACCTGGGCAAGTGCTACGAGCTCTATGCCCGGCACGTTGCGTCCAGCAGTCTCTGGGGCTTTACCGAAGTCGGTGAACTGGTCTTCGAGCCGGTGGGTGAGGGTTTGCTGGTCGACCCCACCGAAGAGAAGCTGCGCGACGAGTTCAAGGACACGCGGGTGCTTCATCTGCCCATGCAGTCGGTCGTGCGTATCGAAGAAGTGGAGAACAAGGGCGCCCTGGTGATTCGCGATGCAAGCGATGGCCAGAAGATCACGCCCTTCCCCATGCCGCCGCGTGGCCGCTGA